One stretch of Brettanomyces nanus chromosome 4, complete sequence DNA includes these proteins:
- the RPT5 gene encoding 26S proteasome regulatory subunit 6A (BUSCO:EOG093422ED), translating to MVKDATVEKKAEKTTEDKVQAIKTLEEDDEFEDFPEDDWDDNHTIATMPTLEDLDDNQDIEIDDEILNSSTTDIINRTKLLDNEIKLFRSELLRLQHEKSVMLEKIKDNKEKIKNNKQLPYLVGNVVELLDMNPDEDATNEGANVDIESTRVGKSAVIKTSTRQTVFLPMVGLVEPDKLKPGDLIGVNKDSYLILDKLPAEYDSRVKAMEVDEKPTETYADIGGLDKQVEELVEAVVLPMQQADKFKKLGIKPPKGALMYGPPGTGKTLLARACAAQTNATFLKLAAPQLVQMFIGDGAKLVRDAFELAKEKAPTIIFIDELDAIGTKRFDSDKSGDREVQRTMLELLNQLDGFGSDDRVKVLAATNRVDVLDPALLRSGRLDRKIEFPLPSEDARAQILQIHARKMSVDDNVNWQELARSTDEFNGAQLKAVTVEAGMIALRTGQSVVKHEDFIEGISEVQARKNKSVSFYA from the exons ATGGTTAAAGACGCTACagtagagaagaaagctgaGAAGACAACGGAAGATAAAGTGCAAGCTATCAAAACTCTcgaagaggatgatgagtttgagGATTTTCCAGAGGATG ATTGGGATGATAATCACACTATTG CAACCATGCCGACTTTAGAAGACTTGGATGATAACCAGGATATTGAGATTGATGACGAGATCCTAAACTCGTCCACAACGGACATTATTAACCGAACAAAGCTACTTGATAATGAAATCAAGTTGTTCCGTTCGGAGCTCTTGCGTCTTCAGCACGAAAAATCGGTGATGCtagagaaaataaaagacaacaaggaaaagattAAGAATAACAAGCAATTACCCTATCTTGTGGGTAATGTGGTGGAATTGTTGGACATGAATCCGGATGAAGACGCCACTAATGAGGGAGCCAACGTTGATATCGAGTCCACCAGGGTGGGTAAGTCCGCTGTCATTAAGACATCCACACGTCAGACGGTGTTTCTTCCGATGGTTGGGTTGGTTGAGCCCGATAAACTGAAACCCGGTGATCTTATTGGTGTTAATAAAGATTCCTATTTGATTCTTGATAAGTTGCCAGCAGAGTACGACTCGCGTGTGAAGGCGATGGAAGTCGACGAAAAACCTACAGAGACCTATGCAGATATCGGTGGTTTGGATAAGCAGGTTGAGGAATTGGTTGAGGCAGTGGTTCTCCCTATGCAACAGGCTGATAAATTCAAAAAGCTAGGTATTAAACCTCCAAAGGGTGCATTAATGTACGGACCTCCAGGAACTGGTAAGACGTTACTTGCACGTGCGTGTGCCGCTCAAACCAATGCCACCTTCTTAAAATTGGCTGCTCCACAGTTAGTGCAGATGTTCATTGGTGACGGTGCTAAGCTGGTTAGAGATGCGTTTGAATTGgctaaagagaaagctcCTACCATCATATTCATCGATGAGTTGGATGCTATTGGTACAAAGAGATTTGATTCTGATAAAAGTGGTGACAGAGAGGTGCAGAGAACCATGTTGGAATTGTTGAACCAGTTGGATGGTTTTGGATCGGATGATCGAGTTAAAGTGTTAGCTGCCACTAACAGAGTGGATGTCTTGGACCCTGCCCTTCTAAGATCGGGAAGATTGGATAGAAAAATTGAGTTCCCACTACCTTCAGAAGATGCTCGGGCCCAGATCCTACAGATTCATGCCCGTAAGATGTCCGTTGATGACAACGTCAACTGGCAGGAATTGGCTAGATCGACCGACGAGTTCAATGGTGCTCAGTTGAAGGCTGTTACCGTTGAGGCCGGTATGATTGCGCTTAGAACTGGACAGTCTGTCGTCAAGCACGAAGATTTCATTGAAGGTATAAGCGAGGTTCAagcaagaaagaataagTCGGTGTCTTTCTATGCTTAA
- a CDS encoding uncharacterized protein (BUSCO:EOG09342JGC) — protein sequence MSIIAGYSSSSSEDESEKQQLTTLPMRIISGGRKTITGYIQQEAVDPLKFDTNKRLYDRLDGTKSPNNSYFTVSKRESQKIKRQRKDKGDSSQLDGNNAYRGPWASEKSSSSDEESDRAEVSRNYTVELPPDLENGVGNGVKPSETSEYFPTSTSSGILTPPSSNRINFLNSQPGAQKCYVPKKKVYIYTAHRGGVQAIQFLPNTGHLLLSCGNDSEIKIWDVYGNRELLRGYYGHTKAVKNVQFNSDGTKFLSCSYDKWVKLWDTETGKCTYKKKLRGFPSVAKFNPNNQNEFLVGTNKMTVEHYDISADEIIQTYEHHTGAINYLEFIAENKNFVTSSEDKSLKVWDLRINMPIKQIADPKQHSMPYLRLHPDGRYFVAQSMDNTIVTFSTKKTDKFRKNKRKLFKGHNSAGYSVGLQFSPDGRNLISGDSYGYTYFWDWNTTRLIKKIKVDDKVISCVDAHPLETSIVAMAGLSGNIYLYD from the coding sequence ATGTCCATAATAGCGGGTTATTCTTCGTCAAGctcagaagatgaatctgAGAAACAGCAGTTGACCACTCTTCCTATGCGTATCATTTCGGGCGGGAGAAAGACTATCACTGGCTATATCCAGCAGGAAGCGGTGGATCCGTTGAAGTTTGATACCAATAAACGATTATACGATAGGCTGGATGGTACCAAATCTCCAAATAACTCATATTTTACTGTTTCGAAGAGAGAATCAcagaaaatcaaaagacAACGAAAGGACAAAGGTGATTCATCACAGCTCGACGGTAATAATGCATACAGAGGACCATGGGCTAGTGAGAAATCATCGTCCAGcgatgaagaaagtgatAGGGCTGAGGTTTCACGCAACTATACAGTGGAGCTTCCTCCTGATTTAGAAAATGGGGTTGGTAATGGCGTTAAACCTTCGGAAACTTCCGAATACTTTCCAACTTCAACCTCATCTGGAATACTTACTCCTCCTTCGTCAAATCGGATCAACTTTCTTAATTCCCAACCAGGAGCTCAGAAATGCTATGTTCCGAAAAAGAAGGTATATATCTATACGGCACATAGAGGAGGCGTTCAGGCAATTCAATTCTTGCCAAACACCGGACATCTACTATTATCTTGCGGTAACGACTCTGAAATCAAAATATGGGACGTATATGGCAATAGGGAACTTTTAAGGGGCTATTATGGCCATACAAAGGCGGTAAAAAATGTGCAGTTTAATTCAGATGGCACGAAGTTTCTCAGCTGCTCTTACGACAAATGGGTCAAATTATGGGACACAGAAACAGGTAAATGCACGtataaaaagaagcttcGAGGTTTCCCCAGCGTGGCAAAGTTTAATCCAAACAACCAGAACGAATTTCTTGTTGGAACAAATAAGATGACTGTGGAGCATTATGACATTTCTGCGGACGAGATTATTCAAACCTACGAGCATCACACTGGAGCCATCAACTACCTTGAATTCATAGCGGAAAACAAGAACTTTGTCACAAGTTCAGAGGATAAATCATTAAAAGTGTGGGATCTTCGGATTAATATGCCTATAAAGCAGATAGCCGATCCCAAACAGCACTCTATGCCGTATCTTAGACTACATCCAGACGGCAGATACTTTGTGGCACAGTCTATGGACAATACTATCGTTACTTTTAGTACTAAGAAAACTGACAAATTCCGCAAAAATAAGAGGAAACTATTCAAAGGCCACAATTCGGCAGGTTACTCTGTGGGATTACAATTTTCTCCTGACGGACGTAACTTGATTAGCGGAGACTCATATGGCTACACATATTTCTGGGATTGGAATACGACAagattgatcaagaagattaaAGTGGACGACAAAGTGATCAGCTGCGTAGATGCGCATCCACTAGAGACTAGCATTGTGGCCATGGCCGGACTCAGCGGTAATATATACTTGTACGATTAA
- a CDS encoding uncharacterized protein (BUSCO:EOG09343WSE), which produces MPKRTQKDIEREEHSESDISLSSSDDEELRDEVDTVNVDFDFFNLDPKADFSATKNFLRQLFQGDSLLFPLSEMADILLSTNQVGTTVKTDGKDSDPFSIISVTGLTDNLSKDPVKKLSQYLFEKTGKHPQFNAMLRQLLSPSSKRKLALIFSERLINMPVETAPPMYRMLMEEIDKAGFKYDYFLIPSRVYQMIDSEVDKELNDDGEDDCHKKRSKKNKEKISEFEYYHYEDEVLESHALHHAFFDYTKKGINPDARRVFNDYAVVPKLSLILIGKNSLETATQDMSEKFAA; this is translated from the coding sequence ATGCCTAAAAGAACCCAAaaagatattgaaagagaagagcaTTCAGAATCTGATATTTCGCTCTCATCCAGCGATGACGAAGAACTGAGGGATGAGGTCGATACCGTTAATGTGGACTTCGATTTCTTTAACTTAGATCCCAAGGCAGATTTCTCGGCTACCAAGAACTTCTTAAGGCAGCTTTTCCAGGGGGAttcacttcttttcccCCTCTCTGAGATGGCAGACATTTTACTTTCAACCAATCAAGTGGGAACAACTGTTAAGACTGATGGTAAGGATAGCGATCCGTTCTCTATAATTTCCGTGACGGGGTTGACGGATAATCTATCAAAAGACCCcgtgaagaagttgagtCAATATTTATTTGAAAAGACGGGGAAGCACCCCCAGTTCAATGCCATGTTGCGCCAACTTTTGTCACCTTCCTCAAAACGAAAATTGGCCCTAATTTTCTCTGAAAGATTGATCAATATGCCTGTTGAAACTGCCCCTCCAATGTACAGAATGCTAATGGAAGAAATAGATAAGGCAGGATTTAAATATGACTACTTTTTAATTCCATCCAGAGTATATCAGATGATTGACTCTGAAGTTGACAAGGAACTGAATGATGACGGTGAGGATGATTGTCACAAAAAACgttccaagaagaataaggagaagatttctGAGTTTGAATATTATCACTATGAGGACGAGGTATTGGAGAGCCACGCTCTTCATCACGCATTCTTTGACTATACTAAAAAGGGTATCAATCCTGATGCGAGAAGAGTATTCAATGACTATGCTGTTGTCCCAAAGCTCAGCTTAATTCTCATTGGAAAGAATTCCTTAGAAACGGCCACGCAAGATATGTCTGAAAAGTTCGCTGCTTAG
- the RPC1 gene encoding DNA-directed RNA polymerase III subunit — protein MKETVVDVAPKCISGLQFGALSDAEIVAQSEVEVSTRNLFDLDRGRLPVKSGALDPRMGISSNASECVTCHGNLATCHGHFGHIKLALPVFHVGYFKAIIQVLQTICKNCSAVLLDENCKRKFLTELRRPDLDNLRKMKIVRKVLDQSKKQRRCLRCGALNGVVKRAAAGGGPAALKIIHDSFRWVGKKGAEEKTQWNEDFQMFFEENPDLEKFYKRCYDDLNPLKVLNLFKQISPTDCELLGIDPSKGGRPEMYIWRYLPAPPVCIRPSVMMGESNTSNEDDLTVKLTEIVWTSSMIRAGIQKGITLNSLMEQWDYLQLAVAMYINSDVVSPNMMPGSSGSSKTSKPIRGFCQRLKGKQGRFRGNLSGKRVDFSARTVISPDPNLRVDQVAVPELVAKVLTYPEKVTRYNKKKLQQLTRNGPDVHPGANYIMKKNENVKRNLRYGDRNKLARGLSYGDVIERHLVDGDVVLFNRQPSLHRLSILAHYVTVKPWRTFRFNECVCAPYNADFDGDEMNLHVPQTEEARAEAATLMGVKSNLLTPKSGEPIIAATQDFITGSFLITHKDSFYDRAVFTQMCVMMSDGTSKFDLPPPAVMKPVYMWTGKQLYSLLIRPNHESNVLLNFDSKCKTFSPPPLGKRNEMSSNDGYVLVRNSQLLSGVMDKALLGGGKKTSLFYTILRDYGAEEACQAMNRMAKLTARYMGEKGFSIGINDVIPSEIVKEKKEEMVRAAYKSCDDLIELFKKGKLETQPGCNEEETLESKIGGLLSKVREEVGDICIKELEPSNAPLIMATCGSKGSTLNVSQMVAVVGQQIISGHRVPDGFQDRTLPHFLKNSKTPQSKGFVSDSFYSGLNPPEFFFHAISGREGLVDTAVKTAETGYTSRRLMKSMEDLSTLYDGTVRNSGNGIVQFKYGADGLDPMDMEGNAVPVNFERTWGHCFFVTLNHNDRALYPYEVTKFVNLTLDPLKNRLIRRDNVGKVVPKKDCDKIEFVDKYDAERNFYISIKQFISSKVKIIAKLREEKSLDPMRKKHSKLQSPSRNAETSEEHLVNKLHKISRPMIKKFLDMCLTKYVRARVEPGTAVGAIGAHSIGEPGTQMTLKTFHFAGVASMNVTLGVPRIKEIINASKFISTPIIKAVLVNDQDERAARVVKGRVEKSILEDLAFYIEDVYKEGQAFLQVKVDLDTIEKLQLELTTSQIANAIVASKLKIPRSDVAVVGRNKIQILVSEMCLENGKPSSRSTASREIVALANRDPEEKARLQKSALFYKMQLLKRQLTKVVVKGLPEVSRAVINVRDDGRKELLVEGYGLKDVMATDGIVSSKTHTNHVIEIFHVLGIEAARSSIVSEIDYTMRSHGMVVDPRHLQLLGDVMTYKGEVLGITRFGLAKMRDSVLQLASFEKTTDHLFDAAFYMKNDEVEGVSERIILGQTMGIGTGSFKLSVKNKIPKDRLKPKEAIFDNLCNGIVPPSIKVA, from the coding sequence ATGAAAGAGACGGTTGTTGATGTGGCGCCAAAATGTATATCTGGACTTCAGTTCGGTGCACTTTCAGATGCCGAAATTGTAGCTCAATCTGAGGTCGAAGTTTCTACCAGAAACTTGTTTGATTTAGATAGGGGTAGACTGCCAGTGAAAAGTGGTGCCTTAGATCCTCGAATGGGTATTTCTTCTAATGCTTCTGAATGTGTTACCTGTCACGGTAATTTGGCTACTTGTCACGGTCATTTTGGTCACATCAAGTTGGCATTACCTGTTTTCCATGTGGGTTATTTTAAAGCAATTATTCAGGTGCTACAAACGATCTGCAAGAATTGTTCCGCTGTGTTATTGGATGAGAATTGTAAGAGGAAGTTTCTGACTGAACTAAGAAGACCTGATCTAGACAACTTGCGCAAGATGAAGATCGTCAGGAAAGTTTTAGATCAGTCCAAAAAGCAGAGAAGATGTCTTAGATGTGGTGCCTTGAATGGTGTTGTGAAAAGGGCCGCTGCAGGTGGTGGTCCTGCCGCTTTGAAGATTATCCACGATTCGTTCAGATGGGTTGGTAAAAAAGGTGCCGAGGAAAAAACTCAATGGAATGAAGATTTCCAAATGTTCTTCGAAGAGAATCCGGATTTGGAAAAGTTTTATAAGCGTTGTTATGATGATCTGAATCCTCTTAAGGTCctcaacttgttcaaacAGATTTCCCCAACCGACTGTGAGCTCTTGGGTATTGATCCTTCAAAAGGTGGAAGGCCTGAAATGTACATCTGGCGATACCTTCCCGCACCACCTGTCTGCATTCGTCCGTCAGTCATGATGGGGGAGTCTAACACTTcgaatgaagatgatttgaCGGTGAAGTTGACAGAAATTGTCTGGACTTCTTCTATGATTAGAGCTGGTATTCAAAAAGGTATCACATTGAATTCTCTTATGGAGCAATGGGACTACCTTCAGTTGGCCGTGGCAATGTACATCAATTCTGATGTTGTTTCCCCTAATATGATGCCTGGATCCAGTGGTAGTTCGAAGACCTCCAAGCCTATCAGAGGCTTTTGTCAGAGATTAAAGGGTAAACAAGGTAGATTTAGAGGTAACTTATCCGGTAAGAGAGTCGATTTCAGTGCCAGAACGGTGATTTCACCTGATCCTAATCTTCGTGTGGATCAGGTGGCTGTTCCCGAACTTGTTGCCAAAGTTTTAACGTACCCTGAAAAGGTCACTCGAtacaacaagaaaaagttgCAGCAGTTGACCAGAAACGGTCCTGACGTTCATCCTGGGGCTAACTATATtatgaaaaaaaatgaaaatgtgAAGAGAAACTTGAGGTACGGTGATAGAAATAAACTTGCAAGAGGCTTGAGTTATGGTGATGTTATTGAGCGTCATCTTGTTGACGGAGATGTGGTGTTATTCAACAGACAGCCGTCGTTGCATAGGTTGTCTATATTGGCACATTATGTCACTGTCAAACCGTGGAGAACATTTCGTTTCAATGAGTGTGTATGCGCCCCCTATAATGCAGATTTCGACGGTGATGAAATGAATTTGCATGTGCCCCAGactgaagaagcaagagcAGAAGCTGCCACGTTGATGGGTGTCAAAAGTAACTTGTTGACGCCTAAATCCGGAGAGCCTATCATTGCTGCCACCCAGGACTTTATCACGGGTTCCTTTTTGATCACTCATAAGGATTCTTTCTATGATAGAGCAGTCTTTACACAGATGTGTGTGATGATGTCTGACGGCACCAGCAAGTTCGACTTACCTCCACCGGCTGTTATGAAACCAGTTTACATGTGGACTGGTAAGCAGCTCTACAGCTTGTTGATCAGGCCTAACCACGAATCCAATGTGCTTCTTAACTTCGACTCCAAGTGTAAGACTTTCTCTCCGCCTCCTCTTGGGAAACGGAATGAAATGTCCAGCAACGATGGATACGTTCTTGTAAGAAACTCTCAATTGTTGTCGGGAGTTATGGATAAAGCACTTCTCGGTGGAGGCAAGAAGACGTCTCTTTTTTATACAATTCTTAGAGATTATGGTGCAGAGGAAGCATGCCAGGCTATGAATAGAATGGCTAAATTGACGGCAAGATATATGGGAGAGAAAGGTTTCTCCATCGGTATCAACGATGTGATCCCTAGTGAGATtgtcaaagagaagaaggaggagatgGTTCGGGCCGCTTATAAGAGTTGTGACGACTTAATTGAGTTGTTCAAAAAGGGCAAGTTGGAAACGCAACCTGGTTGTAACGAAGAGGAGACCTTGGAGTCAAAAATTGGTGGATTGTTATCCAAAGTTAGGGAAGAAGTAGGTGATATTTGTATCAAAGAATTGGAACCATCCAACGCTCCTTTGATTATGGCCACTTGTGGCTCTAAGGGTTCCACTTTGAATGTTTCCCAGATGGTGGCTGTTGTGGGGCAACAAATTATTTCTGGTCATAGAGTTCCTGATGGATTCCAAGACAGAACGCTACCTCATTTTCTTAAAAACTCCAAGACTCCGCAATCGAAAGGTTTCGTCAGTGACTCCTTCTATTCCGGATTGAATCCCCctgaattttttttccatgCCATTTCAGGTAGAGAAGGATTGGTGGATACTGCCGTCAAGACTGCCGAAACCGGTTACACCTCcagaagattgatgaagtCCATGGAAGATTTGAGTACTCTTTACGACGGCACCGTCAGAAATTCTGGTAATGGTATCGTGCAATTCAAATACGGTGCTGATGGCTTGGATCCTATGGATATGGAAGGTAATGCTGTTCCTGTGAACTTTGAAAGGACTTGGGGACACTGCTTCTTTGTCACCTTGAATCATAATGATAGAGCCTTGTATCCATATGAGGTTACAAAGTTTGTTAACTTAACACTTGATCCTTTAAAGAATAGGTTGATTCGTCGTGATAATGTGGGTAAGGTTGTTCCTAAAAAGGATTGTGATAAGATTGAGTTTGTGGATAAGTATGATGCCGAGAGAAACTTCTATATCTCCATCAAGCAGTTCATTTCTAGCAAGGTGAAGATAATTGCTAAgttgagagaagaaaagtctTTGGATCCTATGAGGAAAAAGCACTCTAAACTCCAAAGCCCGTCAAGGAATGCTGAGACCAGTGAAGAACATCTTGTTAACAAATTGCATAAGATTTCACGTCCAATGATTAAGAAATTCCTTGATATGTGTCTTACCAAGTATGTTAGAGCTAGAGTTGAGCCTGGAACTGCAGTGGGTGCCATTGGTGCACATTCTATTGGTGAGCCTGGTACGCAGATGACATTGAAGACGTTCCACTTTGCTGGTGTCGCTTCGATGAATGTTACTTTAGGTGTGCCTCGTatcaaagagattattAATGCTTCGAAGTTCATCTCCACCCCGATTATTAAAGCCGTTCTGGTGAATGATCAGGATGAAAGAGCAGCCCGAGTCGTTAAGGGTAGAGTTGAAAAGTCcattcttgaagatctcGCTTTTTATATTGAGGATGTTTACAAGGAAGGTCAGGCTTTCTTGCAAGTTAAGGTTGACTTGGATACAATAGAGAAATTACAGTTGGAATTGACCACAAGTCAGATAGCCAATGCAATTGTGGCTTCGAAGCTTAAGATTCCAAGATCGGATGTCGCTGTCGTTGGCAGAAATAAGATTCAAATATTGGTCAGTGAGATGTGTCTTGAAAACGGTAAACCATCATCTAGATCTACTGCTTCGAGAGAAATCGTTGCGCTAGCCAACCGAGATCCTGAAGAAAAGGCCAGATTGCAGAAAAGTGCGTTGTTTTATAAGATGCAACTGTTAAAGAGACAGTTGACAAAAGTGGTTGTCAAAGGTTTGCCGGAAGTCTCTAGGGCAGTCATTAATGTGCGTGATGATGGCAGGAAGGAGTTGCTTGTTGAAGGTTATGGCTTGAAAGACGTTATGGCTACCGATGGAATTGTCTCCAGCAAAACGCATACTAATCACGTAATTGAGATTTTCCATGTTTTGGGTATCGAAGCCGCTAGATCCAGTATCGTGTCTGAAATCGATTACACGATGCGTTCTCATGGTATGGTGGTGGATCCacgtcatcttcaattaTTGGGGGATGTGATGACCTATAAGGGGGAAGTTTTGGGTATTACAAGATTTGGTTTGGCCAAGATGAGAGATTCGGTGTTGCAGTTGGCTTCGTTCGAGAAGACTACTGATCATTTATTCGATGCAGCCTTCTATATGAAGAATGACGAGGTAGAAGGGGTTTCCGAAAGAATTATCTTGGGACAGACAATGGGTATTGGTACAGGTTCATTTAAGCTATCTGTTAAGAATAAGATACCGAAGGACAGACTCAAGCCTAAGGAGGCAATCTTTGACAACTTGTGTAATGGTATCGTTCCACCCTCCATTAAGGTGGCTTAA
- a CDS encoding uncharacterized protein (EggNog:ENOG41) codes for MGLYMLFGMIVVDAKNVVDISISDEAIAELSKRSPKNTFDAFHLIVDDAALGTDSNHVKRSPKNIAHLNLVVDESKLLGETGKLQRRSSKNVAHLDLVIDEDELLSRLIKRDSKNLADLDFVIDEKDLVVTKIKKDNDEEFTQLAFKLTDGDSSYSFIADLPQKVVAKLSNGYHQLKLKFSNDSHAIPEVGDIYDAAKKLKYTLMPSVKSGSLATALNEHPDISIFASYVRDLNDLYNMCDSTDDFNINAAASSKAENMLLLFSPTNEAILSLQMKPWQFPKSAHASDSDDVAQENIRHFVESHIAKVSSKSFNADRVVTLSSLNGNTIFLKNTDTGFMYKLSETDQWLTIKRIEVLDNGALLSIDRTMSWPGKQ; via the exons aTGGGATT ATACATGCTCTTTGGCATGATAGTTGTCGATGCTAAAAATGTGGTCGATATTTCGATAAGTGACGAGGCTATAGCCGAGCTTTCTAAAAGGAGCCCTAAGAACACATTTGATGCTTTTCATTTgattgttgatgatgctgCGCTTGGCACAGACAGCAACCATGTTAAGAGATCTCCCAAAAATATTGCTCATTTGAATCTTGTCGTTGATGAATCCAAACTCCTTGGAGAAACTGGGAAGTTACAGAGAAGATCTTCCAAGAACGTCGCCCATTTGGACTTGGttattgatgaagacgagCTACTCTCGAGACTCATCAAAAGAGACTCAAAGAACCTGGCCGATCTTGATTTTgtgattgatgaaaaggatcTTGTTGTCacaaagatcaagaaagatAACGATGAAGAGTTTACCCAATTGGCTTTCAAGTTGACTGATGGCGATTCTAGCTACTCTTTTATTGCCGATCTTCCACAGAAGGTCGTCGCGAAGTTATCAAATGGATACCACCAACTCAAGTTAAAGTTCTCCAATGATTCACATGCGATTCCCGAAGTGGGTGATATTTATGACGCTGCTAAGAAATTAAAGTACACCTTGATGCCATCCGTGAAATCCGGCTCCTTGGCTACTGCTTTGAACGAGCACCCTGACATTAGCATATTTGCATCATATGTTCGCGATTTGAATGATCTCTACAATATGTGCGATTCTACTGACgacttcaacatcaacgCTGCCGCCTCTTCCAAGGCCGAAAATATGCTTTTATTGTTTTCTCCTACCAATGAAGCCATATTGAGCCTACAAATGAAACCTTGGCAGTTTCCCAAGTCCGCTCATGCTTCTGATAGTGATGATGTGGCCCAGGAGAACATCAGACACTTTGTCGAGTCTCACATCGCGAAGGtgtcttcaaaatctttcAACGCTGACAGAGTGGTGACGCTCAGCTCTTTGAATGGTAACacaatttttttgaagaatacaGACACAGGATTCATGTACAAGCTCAGTGAAACTGACCAATGGCTTACAATCAAGCGCATCGAAGTGTTGGACAATGGTGCATTGCTCAGCATTGACAGAACCATGTCATGGCCTGGTAAACAGTGA